Sequence from the Candidatus Methylacidiphilales bacterium genome:
GCTCAAGCCCGCCACCCGTTCGGCCCGCTTCCTCCAAGAAGTCACAGGCACCGTCACCATTCTCTGCTACCGCCGCCAGGTCGTCCTGGTGGATCGCATCAAGGACCAGGTCAACAAGGACATCGAGAACGATCTCTTCAAGACCCACGGACTTGAAGTACGCATCACCGATCCCGCCCAAAGCCGCCCGGGCAGTATTGCCGCCGAGGACGCGGCCGAGCTGCGCGACCATTCCGTCAGCGTCCGCTTTGGTGGAAAAATCGACAAGGTACTGAAAGTCGAATTGGAAACCGCCGACGGGAAAACCCTCCCCACCCGCTCCACCTCTTTTGGAACCGGACGATCCCTTTTGCTCACGGTTTCGTCGGACGACCTCCTGCCTCCCGACACCCGGGCCAAGATCATCATCCCGATTGCGCCCGAGGAGAAAGTCGTCCCCTTCAGCCTCAAGAACATCCCCCTGCCCTGATGGACCGGAAAATTCTCAAACGCGGAAACCCCGACCGCGCAGGGATTTTTGCGGCAAACAGCAAGACCGGTTGAAAAAAAACTTTTCCTGCCACCCGACTCCACCTAGGGTGCATTTCGTGACGAACCACTGCCAACACACGAATGTGCGGCCGGGCCATATCCTTATGGCCTCCGGCACGATCGTGTTTGCCGTCTGGAGCCGCAAAGGCCTCCGGACCGCGGTGGACGTCTGAATCCAGACAAGAGCCAAAAAGAAATAGAAATGGCCAACCCACCGCGAGAGAGCGGTGGGTTTTTTTATGCCCCTGTTCTCCGCGGTAAAGGCCGGAAAGGAAACCATGAGAACAGAAAACGACTACCCCGCCCAGGCCCTGGAGGCCCTCCTCCGGGAACTGGCCGGTTACTACGAGTTGCTGGGCCTGCCCAGGCAACGCGCCGAGGCTTCGGCCCGCGCGGACTTCGCCGACGAACTCGGCGGAGCCGCCGGGCTCCCGGCAGCCCGGACCTCCTGCACGCCATTCAGCAGGGGAAATCAGCTAGGCCTGCTCCATTGAATGCCCTCGATGTCGTTCAGATCTGGGCATGACAATGACGGATCGGCGTATAAACATGATGCGGATGAAATTAGGGCTCATGATTGCCTGTTACGCAGCGGGCATGGCCGGTGCCAACCTGCTGCTGCGCTACACTTCCATGGCCCATGGATGGGCCTGGTGGGCTTGGTTCGCCGCCGCCAACGCCACCGGATTCATCTGTGTGGTGGTTATGCCGCACGCACTCAAGCTGGGCAGTTCGAACGTGGTCTACGCCCTCGCCCTCGGCGGGGGGTTCTGCCTGCTCCAACTTTCCGCCTGGTGGCTTTTCCGCGAACCCCTTTCGGCCTGGCAGTGGGCGGGTGTGGGATTCGTCGCCCTGGGCTTGGTTTTCCTCCAGATCAAGGCCTGACCGTCCGGCCCGGCCCGGGATAGGCCTGACACACCAGTCCCGGAACACGCCGGAAAATCTCCGGGCGCTGGGTCACCAACACCAGTCCGTGCGCAAGGCAGGTGGCGGCCACCCAACCATCGCGGTCGCTCAATTCCTCCCCCGATTTGCCTCCCGCCTTGCCCCCCGGCCGGATACCCGCGTGGATGCGCGCGGTCTTGCGGTCCAAGGGCAGCACCGGCAGATGTTCGAGCGCGGATTCCACAAAGGCCATGCGGCGGTGGCGGCGTTTCCCCTCGGTGGTTTCTGCC
This genomic interval carries:
- a CDS encoding PIN domain-containing protein; translation: MGILIDSETLLSWAEHPARLEAWMGSRREEECFLSMVTVDELLRAVAETTEGKRRHRRMAFVESALEHLPVLPLDRKTARIHAGIRPGGKAGGKSGEELSDRDGWVAATCLAHGLVLVTQRPEIFRRVPGLVCQAYPGPGRTVRP